A genomic region of Bradyrhizobium sp. ORS 278 contains the following coding sequences:
- a CDS encoding ABC transporter ATP-binding protein, with the protein MALLQLRDVNKHFGGLHVTNSVNLVLEQGEIHCLIGPNGAGKSTLFRLILGEHHPGSGQIYFAGEDITTLKSFARIRRGLSVKFQVPGVFKGLSVRQNLEIALQNRLHGAALDKEIDWLLAFLNLDAEQAQLAGNLSHGQKQWLEIGMAIALKPRLLLLDEPTAGMSPEETHMTGEMVRRLNAAGMTVLAIEHDMAFVRQVAQRVTVLHLGQVFAQGSIDEIVADERVAAIYLGQAHA; encoded by the coding sequence ATGGCGCTCTTGCAATTGCGCGACGTCAACAAGCATTTCGGCGGCCTGCACGTGACGAATTCCGTCAACCTCGTGCTGGAGCAGGGTGAGATCCACTGCCTGATCGGACCGAACGGGGCCGGCAAGAGCACCTTGTTCCGGCTGATCCTCGGCGAGCATCATCCCGGCAGCGGCCAGATCTATTTTGCCGGCGAGGACATCACCACGCTGAAATCCTTCGCGCGCATTCGCCGCGGGCTCTCCGTCAAGTTCCAGGTGCCGGGCGTGTTCAAGGGCCTGTCGGTGCGGCAGAACCTGGAAATTGCGCTGCAGAACCGGCTGCATGGCGCCGCGCTGGACAAGGAGATCGATTGGCTGCTCGCCTTCCTCAACCTCGACGCCGAGCAGGCGCAACTCGCCGGCAATCTCAGTCACGGCCAGAAGCAGTGGCTGGAGATCGGCATGGCGATCGCGCTGAAGCCGCGGCTGTTGCTGCTCGACGAGCCGACCGCCGGCATGTCGCCGGAGGAGACGCATATGACCGGCGAGATGGTGCGGCGGCTGAACGCCGCCGGCATGACCGTGCTCGCGATCGAGCACGATATGGCGTTCGTGCGCCAGGTCGCGCAGCGCGTCACCGTGCTGCATCTCGGCCAGGTGTTCGCGCAGGGCTCGATCGACGAGATCGTCGCCGATGAGCGGGTCGCGGCCATCTATCTGGGGCAGGCGCATGCGTAG
- a CDS encoding branched-chain amino acid ABC transporter permease has protein sequence MDIASLAFSALYQFGDAFAFLVLSACGLAVIFGMMGVINLAHGEFIMCGAYVTAATVHAGLPLPLGILCGTLASAFVGVLVELLVIRHLYERPLDTIVATWGLSLIATQGTLILVGSTMAGVGTPFGSFQVGAYSYSIYRIVLFVAALAVLGALYALFNWTRFGVLARATIQVPHMAAALGVDTRLIYSLTFACGAGLAGLAGGLYAPTMTLVPTMGATFIMEAFVTVVIGGADVFLGTAPAGGILAIVKSGMTSWQGQLFGQIGLLIAVIIVVRVLPKGISGFVLRERT, from the coding sequence ATGGACATCGCATCCCTGGCATTCTCTGCGCTCTACCAGTTCGGCGACGCGTTCGCCTTCCTGGTGCTCTCGGCCTGCGGGCTCGCGGTCATCTTCGGCATGATGGGCGTGATCAATCTCGCCCATGGCGAGTTCATCATGTGCGGCGCCTATGTGACGGCAGCGACGGTGCATGCCGGCTTGCCGCTGCCGCTCGGCATTCTCTGCGGCACCTTGGCTTCGGCCTTTGTCGGCGTGCTCGTCGAGCTGCTGGTGATCCGGCATCTCTATGAGCGGCCGCTCGACACCATCGTCGCCACCTGGGGCCTCAGCCTGATCGCGACGCAGGGCACGCTGATCCTGGTCGGCTCGACCATGGCCGGCGTCGGTACGCCGTTCGGAAGTTTCCAGGTCGGCGCCTATTCCTATTCGATCTATCGCATCGTGCTGTTCGTCGCCGCGCTTGCCGTGCTTGGGGCGCTGTATGCGTTGTTCAACTGGACGCGGTTCGGTGTGCTGGCGCGCGCCACCATCCAGGTGCCGCATATGGCGGCCGCGCTCGGCGTCGACACCCGGCTGATCTACAGCCTGACCTTCGCCTGCGGGGCAGGGCTCGCGGGCCTCGCCGGCGGGCTCTACGCGCCGACGATGACCCTTGTGCCCACGATGGGGGCGACCTTTATCATGGAGGCGTTCGTCACGGTCGTGATCGGCGGCGCCGACGTGTTCCTCGGCACCGCGCCGGCTGGCGGCATCCTCGCCATCGTGAAGTCCGGCATGACGTCGTGGCAGGGCCAGCTGTTCGGCCAGATCGGCCTCCTGATCGCGGTCATCATCGTCGTCCGGGTGCTGCCGAAGGGCATCTCCGGCTTCGTGCTGCGCGAGCGGACCTGA
- a CDS encoding branched-chain amino acid ABC transporter permease translates to MTGFLSLFRRLEGPQTLGRGPAFWALFALVLGGALAYPLFSDGYTVGNTVYFFVWVFIALSLSLIWGYGGSLSFGQTAFFGIAGYGYGILTINFGASYGFTWIALLLAIGMAALVAALLGYFMFFGRIGGVFLGIVTLAVTLMLERFMAQTAGPEWRIGAARLNGFNGMSAMPPLTIPWFGGPIVLFADVGLYYVVLGILVLVYLGLRILMNSSFGNVIVAIRENPERAEMLGYDIRKYQLITFVIGAALAGLSGVLYTVWGQYITPSSMGMTAASLPLIWVAVGGRSDLTATVIGTLVVLSGFQALTIYGSQYALVFMGVLLVLTVLIAPNGLVLGVIKGITRLLTRRKSEAA, encoded by the coding sequence GTGACCGGATTCCTTTCGCTGTTTCGCCGTCTCGAAGGACCTCAGACGCTCGGCCGCGGTCCCGCCTTCTGGGCGCTGTTCGCACTCGTGCTCGGCGGCGCGCTGGCCTATCCGCTGTTCAGCGACGGCTACACCGTCGGCAACACCGTCTACTTCTTCGTCTGGGTGTTCATCGCGCTCAGCCTCAGCCTGATCTGGGGCTATGGCGGCTCGCTGTCGTTCGGCCAGACCGCGTTCTTCGGCATCGCAGGCTATGGCTACGGCATCCTCACCATCAATTTCGGCGCATCCTACGGCTTCACCTGGATCGCGCTGCTGCTGGCGATCGGCATGGCGGCGCTGGTGGCGGCGCTGCTCGGCTATTTCATGTTCTTCGGCCGCATCGGCGGCGTGTTCCTCGGCATCGTCACGCTCGCGGTGACCCTCATGCTAGAGCGCTTCATGGCGCAGACCGCCGGCCCCGAATGGCGCATCGGGGCTGCCCGGCTGAACGGCTTCAACGGTATGAGCGCGATGCCGCCGCTGACCATTCCGTGGTTCGGCGGCCCGATCGTGCTGTTCGCCGATGTCGGCCTGTACTACGTCGTGCTCGGCATTCTCGTGCTGGTTTATCTAGGCTTGCGCATCCTGATGAATTCGTCGTTCGGCAATGTCATCGTTGCCATCCGCGAGAATCCAGAGCGTGCCGAGATGCTCGGCTACGACATCCGGAAGTATCAGCTGATCACCTTCGTGATCGGCGCCGCGCTCGCCGGCCTCTCCGGCGTGCTCTATACGGTGTGGGGGCAGTACATCACGCCCTCCAGCATGGGCATGACGGCAGCCTCGCTGCCGTTGATCTGGGTCGCCGTCGGCGGCCGCAGCGATCTCACGGCGACCGTGATCGGCACGCTGGTCGTGCTCTCCGGCTTCCAGGCGCTGACGATCTACGGCAGCCAATATGCGCTGGTGTTCATGGGCGTGCTGCTGGTGCTGACCGTGCTGATCGCACCCAACGGCCTCGTGCTCGGCGTGATCAAGGGGATCACCAGGCTCCTGACCCGGCGCAAATCGGAGGCCGCGTGA
- a CDS encoding urea ABC transporter substrate-binding protein: MTRSGLRGLRAAALTGTLVLASGAFAAENPIKLGVLEDQSGDFAAATIGKVHAIQLAAEEINKAGGIMGRPLELVTYDTQSDNTRYQEFMRRVLQRDKVDVVFAGFSSASREAYRPIVDQFNGFAFYNNQYEGGVCDGHMVVTGAVPEQQFSTLIPYMMQTYGKKVYTLAADYNFGQISAEWVRKIVKENGGEMAGEEFIPLGVSQFSQSIQNIQKAKPDFVVTLLVGTAQASYYEQAASANVNLPMASSVNVGQGYEHKRFKPPSLKDMYVTTNYIEEIDSPKSKEFYAKFKAKFPNEPYVNQEAENSYLALYLYKQMVERAKSTNRDEIRKVIAMGDVCMDAPEGKVCIDPKSQHMSHTIYLAKVGADHAISFPKVWEDIKPYWLGEAGCDLTKKDPMAQYTPSNPPPKP; the protein is encoded by the coding sequence ATGACCAGATCTGGATTGCGAGGGCTGCGCGCCGCGGCCCTCACGGGGACGCTTGTCCTTGCGTCAGGCGCATTTGCAGCCGAAAACCCGATCAAGCTCGGCGTGCTGGAGGACCAGTCCGGCGACTTCGCCGCCGCGACCATCGGCAAGGTCCACGCCATTCAGCTCGCGGCCGAGGAGATCAACAAGGCCGGCGGCATCATGGGCCGTCCGCTGGAGCTCGTGACCTACGACACCCAGTCGGATAACACCCGCTATCAGGAATTCATGCGCCGCGTGCTGCAACGGGACAAGGTCGACGTCGTGTTCGCCGGCTTCTCGTCGGCCTCGCGCGAGGCCTACCGGCCGATCGTCGACCAGTTCAACGGCTTCGCCTTCTACAACAACCAGTATGAAGGCGGCGTCTGCGATGGCCACATGGTGGTGACGGGCGCTGTCCCGGAGCAGCAGTTCTCGACGCTGATCCCCTACATGATGCAGACCTACGGCAAGAAAGTCTACACGCTCGCCGCCGACTACAATTTCGGCCAGATCTCGGCCGAATGGGTGCGCAAGATCGTCAAGGAGAACGGCGGCGAGATGGCCGGCGAGGAGTTCATTCCGCTCGGCGTGTCGCAGTTCTCGCAGAGCATCCAGAACATCCAGAAGGCCAAGCCCGACTTCGTCGTGACCCTGCTCGTCGGCACCGCGCAGGCCTCCTATTACGAGCAGGCGGCCTCCGCCAACGTCAATCTCCCGATGGCCTCCTCCGTCAACGTCGGCCAGGGCTATGAGCACAAGCGCTTCAAGCCGCCGAGCCTGAAGGACATGTACGTCACCACCAACTACATCGAGGAAATCGACAGTCCGAAGAGTAAGGAGTTCTACGCCAAGTTCAAGGCCAAGTTCCCGAACGAGCCCTATGTGAACCAGGAGGCCGAGAACTCCTATCTTGCGCTGTATCTCTACAAGCAGATGGTGGAGCGGGCGAAGTCGACCAACCGCGACGAGATCCGCAAGGTGATCGCGATGGGCGACGTCTGCATGGATGCGCCGGAAGGCAAGGTCTGTATCGATCCCAAGAGCCAGCACATGTCGCACACGATCTATCTTGCCAAGGTCGGCGCCGACCACGCGATCTCGTTCCCGAAGGTCTGGGAGGACATCAAGCCGTACTGGCTGGGCGAAGCCGGCTGCGACCTGACCAAGAAGGATCCGATGGCGCAATACACGCCGTCGAATCCGCCGCCGAAGCCCTGA
- a CDS encoding ABC transporter ATP-binding protein, which produces MRREVILTTVGLRAGYGGKPVLQGLEIEVREGEIVAVIGRNGVGKSTLMKSLIGLVPAMSGSIVYRGEAVEHLPAHKRARLGMGYVPQGRDVFPRLTVGENIAVGAAIKGGGVPEEGRQRVVGAFPILQERWSQRAGTMSGGQQQQLAIGRVLIADPNLILLDEPSEGIQPNIVQDIARNMVELNRRTGVTIILVEQNLDMIRAMAQRAYVMDKGRITASLAREALDDAAEMRRHLAV; this is translated from the coding sequence ATGCGTAGGGAAGTCATCCTCACCACCGTCGGGCTCCGCGCCGGCTATGGCGGCAAGCCGGTGCTGCAGGGGCTGGAGATCGAGGTTCGCGAAGGCGAGATCGTCGCCGTCATCGGCCGCAACGGCGTCGGCAAATCGACCCTGATGAAGAGCCTGATCGGGCTGGTGCCCGCGATGAGTGGCTCGATCGTCTATCGCGGCGAGGCGGTGGAGCATCTGCCGGCGCACAAGCGCGCGCGGCTCGGCATGGGCTACGTGCCGCAGGGACGCGACGTGTTTCCGCGGCTGACCGTCGGCGAGAACATCGCGGTCGGCGCTGCGATCAAGGGCGGCGGCGTTCCGGAGGAGGGGCGGCAGCGCGTGGTCGGTGCATTTCCCATCCTGCAGGAGCGCTGGAGCCAGCGCGCCGGGACGATGTCCGGCGGCCAGCAGCAGCAGCTCGCGATCGGCCGCGTGCTGATCGCGGATCCCAATCTGATCCTGCTCGACGAGCCCTCGGAAGGAATCCAGCCCAATATCGTCCAGGACATCGCCCGCAACATGGTGGAGCTCAACCGCAGGACCGGCGTGACCATCATCCTGGTCGAGCAGAACCTCGACATGATCCGCGCCATGGCGCAGCGCGCCTACGTCATGGACAAGGGCCGCATCACCGCGAGCCTCGCGCGCGAAGCGCTCGACGATGCCGCCGAGATGCGCCGCCACCTTGCAGTCTGA